A genomic window from Gossypium hirsutum isolate 1008001.06 chromosome D12, Gossypium_hirsutum_v2.1, whole genome shotgun sequence includes:
- the LOC107946072 gene encoding UDP-glucuronic acid decarboxylase 2, producing the protein MGSSELIFRGHETQPVSDSYSPKPDKPWASVTRPIRYMLREQRLLFVFVGIAIATLIFTLFPASRAPQHNFADSITYFPIDTQSKFSNPHRLGFGSSNPTGKIPLGLKRKGLRIVVTGGAGFVGSHLVDRLIARGDSVMVVDNFFTGRKENVMHHFGNPNFELIRHDVVEPLLLEVDQIYHLACPASPVHYKFNPVKTIKTNVVGTLNMLGLAKRVGARFLLTSTSEVYGDPLQHPQKETYWGNVNPIGVRSCYDEGKRTAETLTMDYHRGAGVEVRIARIFNTYGPRMCIDDGRVVSNFVAQALRKEPLTVYGDGKQTRSFQYVSDLVEGLMRLMEGEHVGPFNLGNPGEFTMLELAEVVQETIDPNAKIEFRPNTEDDPHKRKPDISRAKELLGWEPKVSLRKGLPLMVSDFRQRIFGDHKEGSSNNEASS; encoded by the exons ATGGGGTCATCGGAGCTGATATTCAGAGGCCATGAAACTCAGCCTGTTTCCGATTCCTATTCACCCAAACCCGACAAACCATGGGCTTCCGTTACCCGCCCGATTCGTTACATGCTCCGAGAGCAACGCCTTCTCTTCGTCTTCGTCGGCATTGCTATTGCCACTCTCATTTTCACCCTCTTCCCGGCCTCACGTGCTCCGCAACACAACTTCGCCGATTCCATAACCTACTTCCCCATCGACACACAGAGCAAGTTCTCCAACCCGCACCGACTCGGATTCGGATCGTCTAACCCGACGGGCAAGATCCCGTTGGGGTTAAAACGTAAAGGCCTGAGGATCGTGGTAACGGGTGGAGCCGGGTTCGTTGGGTCTCACCTCGTGGACCGGTTAATAGCAAGGGGAGATAGCGTGATGGTGGTGGATAACTTCTTTACCGGCAGGAAAGAAAACGTGATGCACCATTTCGGTAACCCCAATTTCGAGCTTATAAGACACGACGTGGTGGAGCCTTTGCTATTGGAAGTTGACCAGATCTACCATTTAGCTTGCCCTGCTTCACCAGTTCATTACAAATTCAACCCAGTCAAAACTATC AAGACAAATGTGGTGGGGACATTGAACATGTTAGGACTGGCGAAAAGAGTAGGTGCAAGGTTCTTATTAACCAGTACCAGCGAAGTATACGGAGATCCTCTTCAACATCCTCAGAAGGAAACTTATTGGGGCAACGTTAATCCCATTG GTGTCCGAAGCTGTTACGACGAGGGGAAACGTACAGCCGAAACCCTGACAATGGACTATCACAGAGGAGCTGGAGTTGAG GTTAGGATTGCCCGGATTTTCAATACTTACGGACCTCGTATGTGCATCGATGACGGTCGTGTGGTTAGCAACTTTGTTGCTCAG GCATTAAGGAAGGAGCCTTTGACTGTGTATGGTGATGGGAAACAGACAAGGAGTTTCCAATATGTTTCTGATCTg GTGGAGGGGCTAATGCGCTTGATGGAAGGAGAACATGTTGGACCTTTTAACCTTGGAAATCCGGGTGAATTCACCATGCTTGAGCTTGCTGAG GTGGTACAAGAAACAATTGATCCAAATGCAAAGATAGAATTCAGACCCAACACAGAAGATGACCCACACAAGAGGAAGCCTGATATCTCGAGAGCCAAGGAGCTACTCGGTTGGGAACCCAAAGTCTCTCTCCGAAAGGGTCTCCCTCTGATGGTTTCGGATTTCCGGCAACGTATATTTGGTGATCATAAGGAGGGCAGCAGCAACAATGAAGCATCATCTTAA